From the genome of Gemmatimonadota bacterium, one region includes:
- a CDS encoding FtsX-like permease family protein, producing the protein MWSKIKTGIGITIAVLMLSSVTIFHPEDITENILMKLISLPEPQEVQPFLGHDRDLEEALESVSAESIENTVRTLSSHPSRVVGYAGADSAYAYVRDQFEEIGLQDIRTETFPVTVPIDKGSKLTVMETGEEIPLHALWPNHVRTPTTPGEGISGPIVYGGKGEFADFNGYEMQGSVVLMDFDSQDRFINARMLGASAVIFFDNGRVTRSEAELKFMGLPLNVPRYWVDKAHAPGLMALAEPGTNQVNVQARMDWEVVEGKNIFGWIPGLDEEMPNARDETRTKWKDYTIVISSFYDAMSVVPGVAPGAESATGVAALLEVAQAVKRYNPKYSVVILATSAHFIGLEGAHNWLYRHGRASGYFMSRIPEAEKIDFDMFFGIDLSSHESRVGSFAFGTFDNAAWATNHYIKNIFAPYSRKFASYIQEAFGAGADSARYVNAIVPPQRTWKDFMPVKIGLDSEAVTYMGKKGMSFVTPNGTRGLVDTPNDRFESVNIANVTEQARSLAVMLARATTDGELFEETKLKIQDTAHDLSGTVYEFDRDVNFFVPKKPIPGALVTYYKGLTNTGVRGILITKADSLGRFEFRPLKQQKGPIKLRTYALDEDGEIIYAPDLGQEGDKTFPLDAASGANENTTLQIVFRAQALDVYEIIDSRYLTALDQLTVLAQNDAEPQWYGHSYIEKQSGSEGRTVPAAVVFAKPGQHVKLLMSTSLFGVKYLLTNAPDTFLKDPVEPNEVTLELLEEAQGQGYPVDMGLIVNPSYQGTRDMWVVDDVRLKQLARFGVENQRIEQLHEQARVTLLEAEEHLANREYDAFISKSREAWGLEARGYPEVKSTADDTVKGVIFYFILLIPFSFFMERLVFGFPTINKRIFGFAAFFIAVFLVLQQVHPAFKLSTSPYVIFLAFVIFALGTTVLIIVLSKFNQEVQKIKRAQTGMHEADIGRLSATAVALSLGVSNLRKRKIRTALTAATITLLTFTVLSFTSITTSLRYYKLERYNEPAYEGTLVRDRNWKGLQPSVYDYLKSTFEDKATLIPRAWYMSQVKGEKGFFSFSSPRSSHESYVNSILGLTPDEPRATRLDEYLLGGRWFEPGERDAAILPDDVAAVVGIRPEDAGSAYIDMFGMKLQVVGVIDSRRFNQLKDLDDEKLTPVDLVQEKGKIAQRIGEDPRLQAESPPEAFIHLESNNVMILPYETVMDLDGKMYSVAITDFVDESGQPNPDFDRDIEDFLSRVAMTMFVGKDGTVNVYSSIGSTSIGGLGNFLIPILVAAMIVLNTMMGAVHERFREIGVYSSVGLAPSHIAALFLAESSVFATVGAVLGYLGGQTITLVLSNYDILAGLSLNYSSLSAVWSVVVVMATVFLSTAYPAKKAADMAVPDVGREWKFPEPDGDDWSFDFPFTIGSVEVLGMYAYLTRVFESYEEGSLGAFVTENVQLTAVEGATDQPMYHISMMTWLAPYDLGISQKVSLSAAPAENERDLYAVWVDIHRESGDVASWQRINRRFLSVLRKRFLVWRTLPQDLKNQYAATGREMTERMEEAGQPV; encoded by the coding sequence ATGTGGTCGAAGATAAAAACGGGCATAGGCATCACCATCGCGGTGCTGATGCTGTCCTCGGTCACCATCTTCCATCCCGAGGATATTACCGAAAATATCCTGATGAAGCTGATCTCGCTGCCGGAACCTCAGGAGGTTCAGCCTTTCCTGGGCCACGACCGCGACCTCGAGGAAGCCCTGGAGTCGGTCAGCGCGGAGTCGATCGAAAACACGGTGCGTACCCTGTCCTCCCATCCTTCCCGGGTGGTGGGCTACGCCGGCGCCGATTCGGCCTACGCGTACGTACGGGATCAGTTCGAAGAGATCGGCCTGCAGGACATCCGGACCGAGACGTTCCCGGTCACGGTACCCATCGACAAGGGATCGAAACTGACGGTGATGGAGACGGGCGAGGAGATTCCCCTCCATGCCCTCTGGCCCAACCACGTGCGCACGCCCACCACGCCCGGCGAGGGTATTTCCGGTCCGATCGTCTACGGCGGCAAGGGGGAATTCGCCGACTTCAACGGGTACGAGATGCAGGGCAGTGTCGTGCTCATGGACTTCGACTCCCAGGACCGTTTCATCAATGCACGGATGCTCGGCGCCAGCGCGGTTATCTTCTTCGACAACGGGCGGGTGACCCGGAGTGAGGCGGAACTCAAATTCATGGGGCTTCCGCTCAATGTGCCCCGTTACTGGGTCGATAAGGCGCACGCGCCCGGCCTGATGGCCCTGGCCGAACCGGGTACGAACCAGGTGAACGTCCAGGCCCGCATGGACTGGGAGGTGGTGGAAGGGAAGAACATCTTCGGGTGGATACCCGGCCTCGACGAGGAAATGCCGAACGCCAGGGACGAGACCCGCACGAAGTGGAAAGACTACACGATCGTCATTTCGTCCTTCTACGACGCCATGTCGGTAGTCCCGGGCGTCGCGCCCGGTGCCGAAAGCGCCACGGGCGTCGCCGCGCTGCTCGAGGTCGCCCAGGCGGTCAAGCGCTATAACCCGAAGTACTCCGTGGTCATCCTGGCCACTTCCGCCCACTTCATCGGCCTGGAAGGCGCGCACAACTGGCTGTACCGGCACGGCCGGGCGAGTGGTTACTTCATGTCGAGGATCCCCGAGGCGGAAAAGATCGATTTCGACATGTTCTTCGGCATCGACCTCTCCAGCCACGAGTCCCGCGTCGGCAGCTTCGCCTTCGGCACCTTCGACAACGCCGCCTGGGCGACCAACCACTACATCAAAAACATCTTCGCCCCCTATTCGCGGAAATTCGCAAGCTATATCCAGGAAGCCTTCGGCGCCGGCGCCGATTCGGCCCGGTATGTCAACGCCATCGTGCCGCCGCAGCGGACCTGGAAGGACTTCATGCCCGTCAAGATCGGGCTGGACAGCGAGGCCGTCACCTACATGGGCAAGAAGGGCATGTCCTTCGTCACGCCGAACGGGACGCGGGGCCTGGTGGACACGCCCAACGACCGCTTCGAATCGGTCAACATCGCCAATGTCACCGAGCAGGCGCGGTCGCTCGCGGTCATGCTCGCCCGGGCCACCACCGACGGCGAGCTCTTCGAAGAGACCAAGCTCAAGATCCAGGACACGGCACACGACTTGTCGGGCACGGTCTACGAGTTCGACCGGGACGTCAATTTCTTCGTGCCCAAGAAGCCCATCCCCGGCGCGCTGGTCACCTATTACAAGGGGCTGACCAATACAGGCGTGCGCGGCATCCTCATCACCAAGGCCGATTCCCTGGGACGCTTCGAATTCCGTCCGCTGAAACAGCAGAAGGGGCCGATCAAGTTGCGGACGTACGCGCTGGACGAGGACGGCGAGATCATCTACGCGCCCGACCTGGGCCAGGAGGGCGACAAGACCTTCCCGCTGGACGCCGCGAGCGGCGCGAATGAGAATACCACCCTGCAGATCGTGTTCCGGGCCCAGGCCCTCGACGTGTACGAGATCATCGACTCCCGTTACCTCACGGCGCTGGACCAGCTGACCGTCCTGGCGCAGAACGATGCCGAACCCCAGTGGTACGGCCACAGTTACATAGAAAAGCAAAGCGGATCGGAGGGCCGAACCGTGCCCGCGGCCGTCGTCTTCGCCAAGCCGGGCCAGCACGTCAAACTGCTCATGAGCACCAGTCTCTTCGGCGTCAAATACCTGCTGACCAATGCGCCGGATACCTTCCTGAAGGACCCCGTCGAGCCGAACGAGGTGACCCTGGAACTGCTGGAAGAGGCCCAGGGCCAGGGCTACCCGGTCGATATGGGCCTCATCGTGAATCCGTCCTACCAGGGCACACGGGACATGTGGGTCGTGGATGACGTGAGGCTCAAGCAACTCGCGCGCTTCGGCGTGGAGAACCAGCGCATCGAGCAGCTGCACGAACAGGCGCGCGTCACGCTCCTCGAGGCGGAGGAGCACCTGGCAAACCGGGAATACGACGCTTTCATTTCCAAGTCTCGGGAAGCCTGGGGGCTCGAAGCCCGAGGCTATCCGGAGGTCAAGTCCACGGCGGACGACACGGTCAAGGGCGTGATCTTCTATTTCATATTGCTCATCCCCTTTTCCTTCTTCATGGAGCGCCTGGTCTTCGGGTTTCCGACGATCAACAAGCGGATCTTCGGTTTCGCCGCCTTCTTCATCGCGGTCTTCCTCGTGCTGCAGCAGGTGCATCCCGCCTTCAAGCTCAGCACCTCGCCCTACGTGATCTTCCTGGCCTTCGTCATCTTCGCGCTGGGGACGACCGTGCTCATCATCGTCCTGTCCAAGTTCAACCAGGAAGTCCAGAAGATCAAGCGGGCGCAGACCGGCATGCACGAGGCCGACATCGGCCGGTTGAGCGCCACGGCCGTCGCCCTGTCGCTGGGGGTATCCAACCTGCGCAAGCGGAAGATCCGCACGGCCCTCACGGCGGCGACCATCACGCTGCTGACCTTCACCGTGCTGTCCTTTACTTCCATCACCACGTCCTTAAGGTACTACAAGCTGGAGCGGTACAACGAACCGGCCTACGAGGGGACGCTGGTCCGGGACCGTAACTGGAAAGGGCTGCAGCCCTCCGTCTACGACTATCTCAAGAGCACCTTCGAGGATAAGGCCACGCTGATTCCGCGGGCCTGGTACATGTCCCAGGTCAAGGGCGAAAAGGGATTCTTCTCCTTCTCCTCGCCCCGGTCGTCCCACGAAAGCTACGTGAACAGTATTCTGGGCTTGACGCCGGACGAGCCCAGGGCGACCCGCCTCGACGAATACCTCCTCGGCGGCAGGTGGTTCGAGCCCGGTGAACGGGACGCGGCCATCCTTCCCGACGACGTGGCCGCGGTGGTGGGCATCAGACCCGAAGACGCCGGTTCCGCCTACATCGACATGTTCGGCATGAAGCTGCAGGTCGTCGGTGTGATCGATTCCAGGAGGTTCAACCAGCTCAAGGACCTGGACGACGAGAAGCTCACGCCGGTCGACCTGGTCCAGGAAAAGGGCAAGATCGCCCAGCGCATCGGCGAGGACCCGCGGCTGCAGGCCGAGTCGCCGCCGGAGGCCTTCATCCATCTCGAGTCCAACAACGTCATGATCCTGCCGTACGAGACGGTCATGGACCTCGACGGGAAGATGTATTCGGTCGCCATCACGGACTTCGTGGACGAAAGCGGACAGCCGAACCCCGACTTCGACCGCGATATCGAGGACTTCCTGTCCAGGGTCGCCATGACCATGTTCGTGGGGAAGGACGGCACGGTCAACGTCTACAGTTCCATCGGTTCCACCTCCATCGGGGGTCTCGGCAACTTCCTCATTCCCATCCTCGTCGCCGCCATGATCGTGCTGAACACGATGATGGGCGCGGTCCACGAGCGCTTCCGGGAAATCGGCGTCTACAGTTCGGTCGGCCTGGCGCCGAGCCACATCGCGGCGCTGTTCCTGGCCGAGTCCTCCGTATTCGCCACGGTGGGCGCCGTGCTGGGCTACCTGGGGGGACAGACCATCACCCTCGTGCTGTCGAATTACGACATCCTCGCCGGCCTGTCGCTGAACTATTCCTCCCTGTCGGCTGTCTGGTCTGTGGTCGTGGTCATGGCCACGGTGTTCCTGTCGACGGCCTACCCGGCCAAGAAGGCGGCGGACATGGCCGTGCCCGACGTGGGCCGGGAGTGGAAGTTCCCCGAGCCCGACGGGGACGACTGGAGCTTCGATTTCCCCTTCACCATCGGCAGCGTCGAGGTGCTGGGCATGTACGCCTATCTCACGCGGGTCTTCGAATCCTACGAGGAGGGTTCCCTGGGCGCCTTCGTCACGGAGAACGTCCAGCTGACGGCCGTGGAAGGCGCGACGGACCAGCCCATGTACCATATCTCGATGATGACCTGGCTCGCCCCCTACGACCTGGGCATCAGCCAGAAGGTCTCGCTCAGCGCCGCGCCGGCGGAGAATGAAAGAGATCTCTACGCCGTATGGGTGGACATCCACCGCGAGAGCGGCGACGTGGCGTCCTGGCAGCGCATCAACCGGCGCTTCCTGAGCGTGCTGCGCAAGCGCTTCCTGGTCTGGCGCACCCTCCCGCAGGATCTCAAGAACCAATACGCCGCGACCGGCCGGGAAATGACGGAAAGGATGGAAGAGGCGGGACAACCCGTATGA
- a CDS encoding branched-chain alpha-keto acid dehydrogenase subunit E2 — MATPFNLPALGENVDAGTVVGILVAVGDQVEENQPVLEIETDKANLEVPSGFSGVVTEILVENGATAEVGAPVLMYEEGAGEGATGGEAASEAPAAEADGKAEAEAPGADGPADDGSASTIEVPAEETTVADAPESGVSEPPAVETGSSENTTPPTPPAPVVPAAASTSGAPVPAAPSVRRFAREIGLDIGQVPGTGPDGRISVEDVKSHSRQLSAGQGAAGPWPSAPASLPDFAKWGPVETEPMSNLRRAAAEHLSAAWSNIPHVTYADKADVTDMEALRKQFGPAAEAAGGKLTMTAIALKIVAAALKRFPLFNASVDMAGQEIIHKKYYHVGVAVDTDRGLVVPVIRDVDRKNMVELSVELSEVAARARDRKLSPDDMQGNTFTISNLGGFGGTFFAPIINAPDVAILGLARSRMEQIYVDGAFQPRLMLPLMISYDHRLIDGADGARFMQWLVQAFEEPFLLSLEG; from the coding sequence ATGGCAACGCCATTCAATCTTCCGGCGCTGGGTGAGAACGTCGACGCGGGCACCGTGGTAGGTATCCTGGTGGCCGTCGGGGATCAAGTCGAAGAAAACCAGCCCGTCCTGGAGATCGAGACCGACAAGGCCAACCTCGAGGTGCCGTCGGGATTCAGCGGAGTGGTGACTGAAATCCTCGTGGAGAACGGCGCGACGGCCGAGGTAGGCGCGCCCGTGCTCATGTATGAAGAAGGGGCGGGAGAGGGTGCGACTGGCGGCGAGGCCGCCAGCGAGGCCCCCGCAGCGGAAGCGGACGGAAAGGCGGAGGCTGAAGCGCCTGGTGCCGACGGGCCTGCCGATGATGGTTCGGCGTCCACTATCGAAGTGCCTGCCGAGGAAACCACGGTTGCCGATGCTCCGGAGTCCGGTGTCAGCGAGCCACCCGCCGTGGAAACTGGGTCCTCAGAGAATACCACACCGCCTACACCACCGGCCCCGGTCGTTCCTGCAGCCGCTTCCACTTCAGGCGCGCCGGTACCGGCGGCACCTTCCGTACGACGCTTCGCCCGGGAGATCGGGCTCGACATCGGCCAGGTACCGGGAACCGGTCCCGACGGCCGCATATCCGTCGAGGACGTCAAGTCTCATTCCAGGCAGTTGAGCGCCGGCCAAGGGGCTGCCGGTCCCTGGCCATCCGCTCCGGCTTCGCTGCCGGACTTCGCGAAATGGGGTCCGGTGGAGACCGAGCCCATGAGCAACCTGCGCCGCGCCGCCGCGGAACACCTGTCCGCAGCGTGGTCGAACATCCCCCACGTCACCTATGCCGACAAGGCCGACGTCACCGACATGGAAGCCCTGCGCAAGCAGTTCGGCCCCGCGGCCGAAGCCGCCGGCGGCAAGCTGACCATGACGGCCATCGCACTGAAGATCGTGGCCGCGGCGCTCAAGCGATTTCCTCTCTTCAACGCCAGCGTCGACATGGCCGGGCAGGAGATCATCCACAAGAAGTACTACCACGTGGGCGTGGCGGTCGACACGGACCGGGGCCTGGTCGTGCCGGTCATCCGGGACGTGGACCGGAAGAACATGGTCGAGTTGTCTGTCGAACTATCCGAGGTCGCCGCCCGGGCGCGGGACAGGAAGCTCTCGCCGGACGATATGCAGGGGAACACCTTCACGATCTCAAATCTGGGCGGGTTCGGCGGGACCTTCTTCGCGCCGATCATCAATGCGCCCGACGTGGCCATCCTGGGGCTGGCGCGAAGCCGCATGGAACAGATATACGTGGATGGCGCGTTCCAGCCGCGTCTCATGCTGCCGCTGATGATCTCCTACGACCACCGGCTCATCGACGGCGCGGACGGCGCCCGCTTCATGCAGTGGCTGGTCCAGGCCTTCGAGGAACCCTTCCTGCTCAGCCTGGAGGGTTGA
- the aceE gene encoding pyruvate dehydrogenase (acetyl-transferring), homodimeric type: protein MTTDVEPDVASLELHEWLESIEYVISQGDPERTRRILAALESRAAESGVRLPFSANTPYVNTFPVELQEPYPGDRDLERRIKNIVRWNALAMVVRANRADASIGGHISTYASSATLYEVGFNHFFRNRNGSHEGDLLFVQGHAAPGIYARAYLEGRISEEQLKHFRHEVNSPGLSSYPHPWLMPDFWEFPTVSMGLGAITGIYQARFMKYLENRGIKKPSDSKVWVMMGDGEMDEPESLGAITVPVVENLDNLIFVINCNLQRLDGPVRGNHKIIQELEAIFRGAGWNVIKCIWGSDWDPLLEKDGDGLLVNRMHETVDGQYQKYSMASGEYIRNKFFGVHPDLKKMVEHLSDSQLQHLRRGGHDPLKVYHAYKAAVENEGSPTVILMKTIKGYGLGDSGQGANSTHQIKKMEDSDLLAFRDRFRIPISDEDVAEVPFYKPPEDSEEIQYLHERRRALGGYVPSRRTTFTPLHAPKQDKYRKYYEGTDRQVSTTMAFVNILSDLMRDKEIGNLIVPIVPDEARTFGMEALFRQSGIYSPVGQLYDPVDSETLLYYRESKDGQLLEEGISEAGAMSSFIAAGTAYATYDINTIPFFIYYSMFGLQRVGDLVWSAGDMKCKGFLVGATSGRTTLAGEGLQHQDGNSHLLAYPVPNLLAYDPAYGYELAVIIEEGIRRMYEEQEDVFYYLTVHNENYAMPPMPGDPEATREGILKGMYLFRKSEKKDGDLRVQLFGSGAILNEVLKAGRILEEQYGVAADVWSITSYKALHNEAVDVERWNIMHPEETPRVPYVTSCVADVPGPYVAACDYVKALPDTVSAWFPGHLITLGADGFGRSDSRAALRDFFEVDARYIALSALYGLMRDGKLPASTLKQAMADLEIDADKPNPLML from the coding sequence ATGACAACGGACGTGGAACCCGATGTAGCATCGCTGGAACTTCACGAATGGCTCGAATCGATTGAGTACGTCATATCGCAGGGCGACCCGGAGCGGACCCGCCGCATCCTCGCGGCGCTGGAGTCCCGGGCCGCCGAGTCCGGTGTACGCCTGCCCTTCTCCGCCAACACGCCCTACGTCAACACCTTTCCCGTCGAACTGCAGGAACCCTATCCCGGCGACCGCGACCTGGAACGGCGCATCAAGAACATCGTGCGCTGGAACGCGCTCGCCATGGTGGTCCGGGCCAACCGGGCCGACGCCTCCATAGGCGGGCACATCTCCACCTACGCGTCGTCCGCGACGCTCTACGAGGTGGGGTTCAACCACTTCTTCCGCAACCGGAACGGAAGCCACGAGGGCGACCTCCTCTTCGTCCAGGGCCACGCCGCGCCCGGCATCTACGCGCGGGCCTATCTCGAAGGCCGTATCTCCGAAGAGCAGCTCAAACACTTCCGCCACGAGGTGAATTCGCCCGGGCTGTCGTCCTACCCCCATCCCTGGCTGATGCCGGATTTCTGGGAATTCCCCACGGTGTCCATGGGCCTCGGCGCCATCACCGGTATCTACCAGGCCCGTTTCATGAAATACCTGGAGAACCGGGGGATCAAGAAGCCGAGCGATTCCAAGGTGTGGGTCATGATGGGCGACGGGGAGATGGACGAGCCCGAGTCCCTCGGCGCTATCACCGTGCCGGTCGTCGAAAACCTCGACAACCTCATCTTCGTAATCAACTGCAACCTGCAGCGGCTCGACGGCCCCGTCCGGGGCAATCACAAGATCATCCAGGAACTCGAGGCCATCTTCCGAGGCGCGGGATGGAACGTCATCAAGTGCATCTGGGGCAGCGACTGGGACCCCCTCCTGGAAAAGGACGGCGACGGACTCCTCGTGAACCGCATGCACGAGACGGTGGACGGCCAGTACCAGAAGTACAGCATGGCGTCCGGCGAATACATCCGGAACAAGTTCTTCGGCGTCCATCCGGATTTGAAGAAGATGGTGGAACACCTGTCCGATTCACAGCTGCAGCACCTGCGGCGGGGCGGCCACGATCCGCTCAAGGTCTACCACGCCTACAAGGCCGCCGTGGAGAACGAGGGTTCGCCGACGGTCATCCTGATGAAGACGATCAAGGGATACGGACTGGGCGACAGCGGGCAGGGCGCCAACAGCACCCACCAGATCAAGAAGATGGAGGACAGCGACCTGCTGGCCTTCCGGGACCGGTTCCGGATACCGATTTCCGACGAGGACGTAGCCGAAGTGCCTTTCTACAAGCCGCCCGAGGACAGCGAGGAGATCCAGTATCTGCACGAGCGGCGCAGGGCCCTCGGCGGCTACGTGCCCTCCCGGCGGACGACCTTCACGCCGCTGCACGCGCCGAAGCAGGACAAGTACCGCAAGTACTACGAGGGGACGGACCGTCAGGTGTCGACGACCATGGCCTTCGTCAATATCCTGTCGGACCTGATGCGCGACAAGGAAATCGGCAACCTGATCGTGCCCATCGTACCCGACGAGGCCCGGACCTTCGGCATGGAGGCCCTGTTCCGGCAGTCCGGCATCTACTCCCCGGTGGGGCAGCTCTACGACCCGGTGGACAGCGAAACGCTCCTCTATTACCGCGAATCGAAAGACGGCCAGCTGCTGGAAGAGGGCATTTCGGAAGCGGGCGCCATGTCGTCCTTCATCGCCGCCGGTACGGCCTACGCCACCTACGACATCAATACCATCCCTTTCTTCATCTACTATTCCATGTTCGGCCTGCAGCGCGTCGGCGACCTGGTCTGGTCCGCGGGCGACATGAAATGCAAGGGCTTCCTGGTGGGCGCCACGTCGGGGCGGACCACGCTGGCGGGCGAAGGACTCCAGCACCAGGACGGTAACAGCCACCTGCTGGCTTACCCCGTGCCGAACCTGCTGGCCTACGACCCGGCCTACGGCTACGAACTGGCGGTGATCATCGAAGAAGGCATCCGGCGCATGTACGAGGAGCAGGAGGACGTGTTCTACTACCTGACCGTGCACAACGAGAACTACGCCATGCCGCCCATGCCCGGCGACCCCGAGGCGACCCGGGAGGGCATCCTCAAGGGGATGTACCTGTTCCGCAAGTCGGAGAAAAAAGACGGCGACCTGCGCGTCCAGCTCTTCGGAAGCGGCGCCATCCTGAACGAGGTGCTCAAGGCGGGACGGATCCTGGAGGAACAGTACGGCGTGGCCGCGGACGTCTGGAGCATCACCAGCTACAAGGCGCTGCACAACGAAGCGGTGGACGTGGAGCGGTGGAACATCATGCATCCCGAGGAAACGCCGCGCGTACCCTACGTGACTTCCTGTGTGGCCGACGTCCCGGGGCCCTACGTGGCGGCCTGCGACTACGTGAAAGCGCTGCCGGACACGGTATCCGCCTGGTTCCCGGGCCACCTGATCACGCTCGGGGCCGATGGATTCGGACGCAGCGACAGCCGCGCCGCCCTGCGGGATTTTTTCGAAGTGGACGCCCGCTATATCGCGCTGTCCGCGCTCTACGGCCTGATGCGCGACGGCAAACTGCCGGCTTCCACGCTGAAGCAGGCGATGGCCGACCTGGAGATCGACGCCGACAAGCCGAATCCGCTCATGCTGTGA
- a CDS encoding dihydrodipicolinate synthase family protein has product MKSDGRQGWHGIFTIPQTPFTDDGALDEEGLRRQIDFCVDTGTHGIVYPVMVSEFWLLSDDERKRVVDVAVEQVDGRIPMIAGVAGVSTEVAVMFSRHAREAGADGAIALPPYVLKPGLDGLVDYYRRVAEAMGKPVFIQNFDPPLGSSLPPAVIRELLLDIPHVKYIKEEMMPPGHSVTALLETCGDELHGVFTGFGGRWFIDELNRGASGTMPACEFTDVLVRLYELYRSGDVEGAREIHTRLLPLINIESLQGVIFCKEILKRRGLIASTYTRAPGRLDRHDLAEIDRLLRDVEPLYIHR; this is encoded by the coding sequence ATGAAAAGCGACGGCAGGCAGGGCTGGCACGGCATATTCACCATACCGCAAACGCCCTTTACCGACGACGGCGCGCTGGACGAGGAGGGACTGCGGAGGCAGATCGATTTCTGCGTGGATACCGGCACCCACGGTATCGTCTATCCCGTCATGGTGAGCGAGTTCTGGCTGCTCTCGGACGACGAGCGGAAACGGGTCGTGGACGTGGCCGTGGAGCAGGTGGACGGGCGCATCCCCATGATCGCGGGCGTGGCCGGGGTGAGTACCGAGGTCGCCGTGATGTTCAGCCGCCATGCGCGGGAGGCCGGCGCCGACGGCGCCATCGCCCTGCCGCCCTACGTGCTCAAGCCCGGACTCGACGGCCTGGTCGACTACTACCGCCGGGTCGCGGAAGCCATGGGGAAACCCGTCTTCATCCAGAACTTCGATCCGCCGCTGGGTTCCAGCCTCCCACCGGCCGTCATCCGTGAATTGCTGCTGGACATTCCGCACGTGAAATACATCAAGGAAGAGATGATGCCTCCGGGCCATTCGGTAACGGCGCTGCTGGAGACCTGCGGGGACGAGCTGCACGGCGTCTTCACCGGGTTCGGCGGACGCTGGTTCATCGACGAGCTGAACCGCGGCGCGAGCGGCACCATGCCGGCCTGCGAGTTCACCGACGTGCTGGTCCGCCTCTACGAGCTCTACCGGTCCGGCGACGTGGAAGGTGCGCGGGAGATCCACACCCGGCTATTACCGCTCATTAATATCGAAAGCCTGCAAGGCGTGATCTTCTGCAAGGAGATCCTGAAACGGCGGGGACTGATCGCGTCGACCTACACGCGGGCGCCGGGGAGGCTGGACCGGCACGACCTCGCCGAGATCGACCGGCTCCTGCGGGACGTGGAGCCATTGTATATACACCGGTAA
- the ychF gene encoding redox-regulated ATPase YchF translates to MQIGLVGLPGSGKTTLFNALVRANADTGGYGGQNTANRGTIRVPDPRLERLSSLFNPRKTTFATVEYLDIGGITSGSGRQEEQQGAGGLADLRTMDVLVHVLRGFPDLAGTSVTPGADFETVELELAIADLEIIERRLTRLSKEARSTKQPDLVREWELLEQCKQEIEGGGLIRNLQFSPEDEKRLRGYRFLSQKPVLLALNIPEEDLGKEASRLDELDEITEGLDSLAFCAKVEMEIAQLDEDDAGAFLDDLGIEESALNRMITASYRLLNLISFFTVGENEVRAWTVTRGVTAPEAAGTVHSDMERGFIRAETLDWQAMLELGGWQAAKEKGTLRVEGKQYVVADGDVINVRFSV, encoded by the coding sequence TTGCAGATCGGCCTAGTCGGGCTGCCCGGTTCCGGGAAGACCACGTTGTTCAACGCGCTGGTCAGGGCCAACGCGGATACCGGCGGTTACGGAGGGCAGAACACGGCCAACCGGGGGACGATCCGGGTCCCGGACCCGCGACTGGAACGCCTTTCCAGTCTGTTCAATCCACGCAAGACCACTTTCGCCACCGTTGAATACCTCGATATAGGCGGCATCACGTCCGGGTCGGGAAGGCAGGAGGAGCAGCAGGGTGCCGGTGGACTCGCCGACCTGCGCACTATGGACGTACTCGTGCACGTCCTCCGTGGCTTCCCGGATCTGGCCGGTACGTCCGTTACACCGGGCGCGGATTTCGAGACGGTTGAGTTGGAACTCGCCATCGCCGACCTCGAGATCATCGAGCGCCGGCTGACCCGACTATCCAAGGAGGCCCGGTCCACGAAACAGCCCGACCTGGTGCGGGAATGGGAGTTGCTCGAACAGTGCAAGCAGGAGATCGAGGGCGGTGGGTTGATCCGGAATCTCCAGTTTTCGCCGGAGGACGAGAAGAGACTTCGAGGCTACCGGTTCCTCTCGCAGAAGCCGGTGCTACTTGCGCTGAATATCCCCGAAGAAGATCTGGGCAAGGAAGCGAGCAGACTGGATGAGTTGGATGAAATTACCGAAGGGCTGGATTCGCTGGCGTTCTGTGCGAAGGTCGAAATGGAGATCGCCCAGCTCGACGAGGACGACGCCGGCGCTTTCTTGGACGATCTGGGCATCGAGGAATCGGCCCTGAACCGCATGATCACCGCATCGTACCGGCTCCTTAACCTGATCTCGTTCTTTACCGTGGGCGAAAACGAAGTCAGGGCCTGGACCGTCACAAGGGGCGTTACGGCGCCCGAAGCGGCCGGGACGGTGCACTCGGACATGGAACGGGGATTCATCCGGGCGGAAACGCTGGACTGGCAGGCGATGCTCGAACTCGGTGGATGGCAGGCCGCGAAGGAGAAAGGCACGCTTCGCGTGGAAGGCAAGCAGTACGTCGTCGCGGACGGGGACGTGATCAACGTGCGGTTCAGCGTCTGA